ccggaagataaaaaaaagttatcCCATTAATCTTACAACTATCAACTCGTGTATCCCATCAACTCACCTTCTCACAATCTGAAAATTTCAAGAATCGAACGGTGGGTAGGTGAACTTTACTTAAATCTTCAATAGTCATCATGCATAATTCCACGTCACGTAGGAGTGGTAGCTTTTCCAAGGACTTGAATGCACGCGATGGCTAAAACATGTAAGAGCATAGTAATTGtattggccaccttttcgccggcaaatgcagcaaaacaTCTCTCGAATAACCTTACCCAACAAAAGTCTAGTATAATTGAATCGATATGTGAGCAATATTTGCAGATCACATCGAAGAATTTGGCATTAGGGGAGAACATAGAATGATTCAATGaattccaaacattttaattctGGCGCAATCTGTTTGGTCAAAAAACTCCAACGATGAATGTTGTGGTTCTCATGGAAAGACATCTTTTCGAGTGAAGAAATCACTCCGCATCCCTCAAAAACATCCACCCTCACATCGTCTAATACGGCGTTAACGATTTCAAGATGCTGCAAGAAGGAATCGTATCGAATAAGTCAGGGTCGGAACATTGCTGTGCAAGATATGTACTTACCTTGAGCTTGGTTAGCTGATCCAAGCTCTTAAAATCTCCTTTCCGGTGATGGTTTGATGTAACTAATCTCAAATACGTAATATTGCGACAATGAGTCGTGATGATTTGGAACAAGTCTAACGGGATCGCGTTGTTGATCTTGAGCTCTTGAATGGAGGAgtgccttcgaaaaaaatctaaaCTTAACTCGGAAGTGATCGGTGCATCGACAAACAACTCCAACTCCCTGAGTCGAGGGAAGTTCAGTAGAAAAAACTCTTCGGATACACGGTTAACTTTAACCACTTTTAGCTGAGGGCTGAAATGCTCTAAAACGTTGAAAAACGCTCCTTCGTCGTTTCCCAATTTCAGCTGTTCTAAGCGCGGGGAGTTGGTAGGCAAATTGAGGGCATCTCTGAACAGTGGCATATCGCTCTCCCTAGTGCGTAGATTtagattttttaattttgcaaGAGCTGGAAATGACTCAATTTCGGTGTCTTCAGCCGGTAAGCTCATGTGAATCGTCAACTCCTGCACATTCGGGACTTCTAAGAGGAATTTTCTAAGCAGGGTTATGTTGACGAACGAATGAATTTGCAAACTAGTAATCGATAACCCGAACTTGTGCAATATCTTTTCTGGCATTCCTTTGGCAAATTTCTTTGTAGCGTATTTGGAAAATTCTAAGTAAATGTGCCGATAGCTTCGTTTACTATTCAGCAAAACAGAGCATTCATCAGGCTTGGGTCGCAGCAACACTCGATTCATCCGGCGACCCAAAAACACCAGGTTAGACCACCGTTGGCAGACAAGAGCAGCTCTTCTCATGTCGGCCACGTCGAGGTGGTCAAATATGCAGCATAGAACCTTAAATGAAATAGAAACGTTAGTGGCAGCGCCAAACTACATTTACTTTCAACTTTTGCTTCCTTACCTCATCCGGTAAATCCGAAAGCATCATTGTGTTTCCTCGAACTATAACAACGATT
Above is a window of Anopheles cruzii unplaced genomic scaffold, idAnoCruzAS_RS32_06 scaffold01070_ctg1, whole genome shotgun sequence DNA encoding:
- the LOC128276386 gene encoding uncharacterized protein LOC128276386, which translates into the protein MSLPAEDTEIESFPALAKLKNLNLRTRESDMPLFRDALNLPTNSPRLEQLKLGNDEGAFFNVLEHFSPQLKVVKVNRVSEEFFLLNFPRLRELELFVDAPITSELSLDFFRRHSSIQELKINNAIPLDLFQIITTHCRNITYLRLVTSNHHRKGDFKSLDQLTKLKHLEIVNAVLDDVRVDVFEGCGVISSLEKMSFHENHNIHRWSFLTKQIAPELKCLEFIESFYVLP